A single window of Pyrus communis chromosome 10, drPyrComm1.1, whole genome shotgun sequence DNA harbors:
- the LOC137748632 gene encoding cytochrome b5 domain-containing protein RLF-like, whose amino-acid sequence MENDNDFTFCQVGPPGNQDGYETKKLTSDIENITLKDGLSNGNSSNENRGVLWQGGLPGGAASKKQETVGSLSVSIIDASSMKKKSEVPKQLKSGDAGKSVKPATRAKVPFEKGYSQMDWLKLTRTHPDLAGLKGQSNKRLISLNEVKQHQKGDSMWTVLKGRVYNLSPYMRFHPGGVDILKKAVGKDCTSLFNKYHAWVNAEFLLEKCLVGTLDDGEGQRSNHSESSAPS is encoded by the exons ATGGAGAATGATAACGATTTCACTTTTTGTCAG GTTGGTCCACCAGGCAACCAGGATGGTTATGAGACAAAGAAGCTCACTTCAGATATAGAAAACATTACCCTAAAGGATGGATTGTCAAATGGCAATAGTAGTAATGAGAATAGAGGTGTTCTGTGGCAAGGTGGATTACCAGGAGGAGCCGCTTCCAAAAAACAGGAAACAGTTGGTTCTTTGTCTGTCAGCATCATTGATGCATCATCCATGAAAAAGAAATCTGAAGTTCCAAAGCAACTAAAATCAGGTGATGCTGGAAAGTCAGTGAAGCCTGCAACTCGTGCTAAAGTTCCTTTTGAGAAGGGGTATAGCCAAATGGATTGGCTCAAACTTACTCGAACACATCCTGACCTTGCAG GTTTAAAGGGACAATCAAATAAGAGGCTTATTTCACTGAATGAAGTTAAACAGCACCAAAAAGGAGATTCAATGTGGACTGTTCTAAAAGGCCGTGTGTACAATTTGTCTCCATACATGAGATTTCACCCCGGAG gtGTTGATATTCTAAAGAAGGCTGTGGGAAAAGATTGCACATCTTTGTTCA ATAAATACCATGCTTGGGTGAATGCTGAATTTTTACTCGAGAAATGTCTCGTTGGTACTTTAGACGATGGTGAAGGGCAACGTTCCAATCATTCGGAATCTTCGGCCCCCTCATGA
- the LOC137748630 gene encoding protein TEEBE-like has protein sequence MVKVATGLLSLLLASALLLTNPASAALPLDGLLANGNFEEPPKPTDLKKTVIIGKNSLPKWEIDGLVEYISAGPQPGGMYFDVAHGVHAVRLGNDASISQTIKVKLGSLYALTFGASRTCAQEEVLRVSVPPQAGDLPLQTLYSSNGGDTYAWGFRATSETVKVTFHNPGIQEDPACGPLLDAVAIKELFPVYPSRDNLVRNPGFEEAPHRLFNSSHGVLLPPKQLDATSPLPGWIIESLKAVKFIDAKHFNVPFGKGAVELVAGRESAIAQVLRTVPNKLYSLSFTVGDARNGCHGSMMVEAFAGKETLKVPFTSKGKGGFKTASFRFKAVSIRTRITFFSSFYHTKDYGALCGPILDEVKVSPVA, from the exons ATGGTGAAAGTGGCTACTGGGTTGCTCTCACTTTTGCTTGCATCCGCATTGCTGCTCACTAATCCTGCTTCTGCAGCTTTGCCTTTGGATg GACTCTTGGCCAATGGCAACTTTGAAGAACCGCCAAAACCAACAGACCTCAAGAAAACAGTTATCATAGGCAAAAATTCACTGCCCAAATGGGAAATCGATGGCCTGGTGGAGTACATCTCCGCGGGGCCGCAACCCGGCGGAATGTACTTTGATGTAGCTCATGGTGTCCATGCTGTGAGGCTTGGCAATGATGCCTCAATCTCCCAGACCATTAAGGTCAAGCTAGGGTCTCTGTATGCCCTAACATTTGGGGCATCAAGGACTTGTGCCCAAGAGGAGGTTTTGAGGGTGTCAGTTCCCCCCCAGGCAGGGGACCTTCCTCTGCAAACCTTGTACAGCAGCAATGGCGGCGACACTTACGCTTGGGGATTCAGAGCAACTTCTGAAACTGTTAAAGTGACCTTTCACAATCCTGGGATTCAAGAGGATCCTGCTTGTGGTCCACTCTTGGATGCAGTTGCTATCAAGGAGCTTTTCCCCGTGTACCCCTCTAGAG ATAATTTGGTCAGAAACCCTGGCTTTGAAGAGGCTCCCCACAGGTTATTCAACTCTTCCCATGGTGTACTCCTCCCTCCAAAACAACTAGATGCGACATCCCCGCTCCCCGGCTGGATCATCGAGTCCCTCAAGGCCGTAAAGTTCATCGACGCAAAACACTTCAATGTTCCATTCGGAAAGGGCGCAGTTGAGCTTGTTGCAGGGAGAGAAAGTGCCATAGCCCAGGTTCTTAGAACTGTTCCCAACAAGCTCTACAGCCTTTCCTTCACTGTCGGTGATGCAAGAAACGGCTGCCATGGATCAATGATGGTTGAAGCATTCGCCGGCAAGGAAACGCTCAAAGTTCCCTTCACCTCCAAAGGAAAAGGCGGGTTCAAGACGGCCAGTTTCAGGTTCAAAGCGGTTTCAATCAGGACGAGAATCACGTTCTTCAGCTCTTTCTACCACACCAAGGACTACGGAGCTCTTTGTGGCCCTATCCTAGATGAAGTTAAGGTTTCCCCTGTTGCTTAA
- the LOC137748285 gene encoding pentatricopeptide repeat-containing protein At5g64320, mitochondrial, with protein sequence MYKIPNILTPLTRNLQSLLKPHCFAILSAGYFKDVSDRVLNDRGSESENEWEKILKPFDLNELRKSLVQITPIQLCKLLQLPLDVPSSMEIFELVGAQKGYCHSFDVYYVLIDKLGAAGEFKIIDRLLMQIKEKGFNFSESLFIMIMKYYGRAGLPGQATRLLLDMRGVYSCEPTFRSYNVVLDILVAGNCPKVAPNVFYDMLSRGISPNVYTFGVVLKALCMVNEVDSACSLLKDMTKHGCVPNSVVYQTLIHALSKNNQVNDALRLLEEMFLMGCTPDVQTFNDIIHGLCKVNRIHEAARLVDRMLLRGFTPDDVTYGVLMHGLCRTGQVDEAKALLNKVPSPNIVLFNTLINGYVMSGRFDEAKAVLYDGMLGNGCNPDVYTFNILIHGLCKKGCLSSARELVSEMEIKGCKPNVITYTIMIDGFCKEGQLEEAGDVLNEMSYKGLSLNTMGYNLLISALCKDGKVQEALKLFCEISSKGCKPDIFTFNSLIFGLCKVDQMEEALGLYRDMLLEGVVANTVTYNTLINAFLTRGAIQEALKLVNEMVFRGCPLDKITYNGLIKALCKAGAVDKARGLFEEMMMKGLHHDSFSCNILINGMCKSGKVYDALEFLREMIHRGLMPDIVTYNSLINGLCKMGHIWEALNLFDRLQAEGMCPDVITYNTLISWHCKQGMIDDACLLLHRGVNNGLIPNHWTWYILVSNLSKERGEVNQSFIGIDREESYFSFF encoded by the coding sequence ATGTATAAAATACCAAATATTTTGACCCCTCTGACAAGAAATTTGCAATCTTTGTTAAAACCCCACTGTTTTGCAATTTTGTCAGCTGGGTATTTTAAGGATGTTAGTGATAGAGTGTTGAATGATAGGGGGTCAGAGTCAGAAAATGAGTGGGAGAAAATTCTTAAGCCCTTTGAcctcaatgaacttaggaagtCACTTGTTCAAATCACTCCAATTCAACTTTGTAAGTTGCTTCAACTTCCACTCGATGTGCCCTCGTCGATGGAGATATTTGAGTTGGTTGGCGCCCAGAAGGGGTATTGCCATTCTTTTGATGTGTACTATGTGTTAATTGATAAGCTCGGGGCAGCCGGAGAATTTAAAATTATAGATAGGTTGTTGATGCAGATTAAAGAGAAGGGTTTTAATTTTAGTGAGTCCCTTTTCATTATGATTATGAAGTATTATGGGAGGGCTGGTTTGCCCGGACAAGCGACCAGGCTGCTTTTAGACATGAGAGGTGTTTATTCATGTGAACCGACTTTTAGATCGTATAATGTTGTATTGGATATACTTGTGGCTGGGAATTGCCCTAAGGTTGCTCCCAATGTCTTCTATGACATGTTGAGTAGGGGTATCTCTCCCAATGTTTACACGTTTGGAGTGGTTCTGAAAGCACTTTGTATGGTTAATGAGGTGGATTCCGCTTGCTCGCTTCTAAAAGACATGACGAAGCATGGTTGTGTGCCAAATTCAGTGGTTTACCAGACTCTTATACATGCACTCTCCAAGAATAATCAAGTGAATGATGCATTGAGACTTTTGGAGGAAATGTTTTTGATGGGTTGTACACCTGATGTTCAGACTTTCAATGATATTATCCATGGTCTTTGCAAGGTCAATCGGATTCATGAGGCAGCAAGATTGGTTGATCGGATGCTTCTCCGGGGGTTTACTCCTGATGATGTGACTTATGGAGTTTTAATGCATGGATTATGCAGAACAGGGCAAGTTGATGAAGCAAAGGCATTGTTGAACAAAGTGCCTTCCCCAAATATTGTGCTTTTCAATACCTTGATTAATGGTTATGTTATGAGTGGACGGTTTGATGAAGCCAAAGCTGTTCTATATGATGGTATGTTAGGTAATGGCTGCAACCCTGATGTATATACATTTAACATACTGATTCATGGGCTCTGCAAGAAGGGCTGTTTGAGTTCTGCTCGTGAATTGGTCAGTGAGATGGAAATTAAGGGCTGTAAGCCTAATGTAATAACTTACACTATAATGATCGATGGGTTCTGCAAGGAGGGCCAACTGGAGGAAGCTGGTGATGTTTTAAATGAGATGTCATACAAGGGACTAAGTCTGAATACCATGGGATACAATCTTCTAATTTCTGCTCTATGCAAGGATGGGAAAGTCCAGGAAGCTTTAAAATTGTTTTGTGAAATCTCAAGCAAAGGATGTAAGCCAGACATATTTACGTTTAATTCTTTAATATTTGGACTGTGCAAGGTTGATCAAATGGAAGAGGCATTGGGATTGTACCGTGATATGTTACTGGAGGGTGTTGTTGCCAACACTGTTACTTACAACACGTTAATTAATGCTTTCTTGACAAGAGGTGCGATACAAGAAGCACTTAAGCTTGTAAATGAAATGGTATTTAGAGGATGCCCTCTCGACAAAATAACCTATAATGGGCTAATTAAGGCACTCTGCAAGGCTGGAGCTGTTGACAAGGCAAGGGGATTGTTTGAAGAAATGATGATGAAGGGACTTCATCATGATAGTTTCTCCTGTAATATTTTGATTAATGGTATGTGTAAAAGTGGCAAAGTATATGATGCACTTGAGTTTCTACGAGAGATGATTCATCGGGGTTTGATGCCAGACATAGTCACTTATAATAGCCTCATAAATGGTCTATGCAAGATGGGACACATTTGGGAAGCTTTGAATCTCTTTGATAGATTACAAGCTGAAGGGATGTGTCCTGATGTTATTACTTATAACACTCTGATCAGTTGGCACTGCAAACAGGGAATGATTGATGATGCTTGTTTACTTCTACATAGAGGCGTGAATAATGGGTTGATACCAAATCATTGGACTTGGTATATACTGGTCAGCAACTTGTCTAAAGAAAGGGGAGAGGTGAATCAGAGCTTTATTGGTATTGATCGGGAGGAATCTTATTTTAGTTTCTTCTAG
- the LOC137747572 gene encoding DNA topoisomerase 2-like — protein sequence MAIEKKRPLQTSNNANIDHPAPTDGGGGKGKTIEEMYQKKSQLEHILLRPDTYIGSIEKHTSNLWVYQNGEMVNRSITYVPGLYKIFDEILVNAADNKQRDPSMDSVKVTIDVEQNRISVYNNGAGVPVEIHQEERVYVPELIFGHLLTSSNYDDTVKKTTGGRNGYGAKLTNIFSTEFIIETADGMRQKKYKQVFTNNMGNKTTPVITKCKASENWTRVTYKPDLSKFNMTHLEEDVVALMQKRVIDLAGCLGKTVKVELNGTRVPVKSFLDYVDLYLQSAGKSRDTPLLRMTEKVNDRWEICVSLSDGQFQQVSFANGIATIKGGTHVNYVTDQITNHVMNVVNKKNKNANLKAHNVKNYLWVFVNALIDNPAFDSQTKETLTIRPNSFGSKCELTPAFLNKVAKSGIVDSLLSWANFKQNKDLKKTDGTKTERVHNINKLEDANHAGGKNSEKCTLILTEGDSAKALAMAGLAVVGRDHYGVFPLRGKLLNVREASTTQVRDNEEIKNIKRILGLQQDKEYTSLKSLRYGSLMIMTDQDHDGSHIKGLLINFIHSFWPSLLKIPSFLVEFITPIVKATHKNGNTLAFYSMPEYEAWKESLRGNASGWSIKYYKGLGTSTSKEGRDYFQNLHQHKKDFIWIDERDGEAIELAFSKKKIEERKNWLRQFEPGVHLDQKEKLIKYSDFVHKELIQFSMADLQRSIPSMVDGLKPGQRKILFSSFKRNFVKEAKVAQFSGYVSEHSAYHHGEQSLASTIIGMAQDFVGSNNINLLQPNGQFGTRNLGGKDHASARYIYTRLSPITRFLFSKDDDRLLDYLNEDGQSIEPTWYVPIIPTVLVNGSEGIGTGWSSYIPNYNPRDIVANVRRLLDGDAMVPMDPWYRGFTGTIEKTVKESGVSYTACGIIEEVNETSLRISELPIRRWTQDYKEFLESISEGNDKAKDPFIEGFTQHSDHSTVDIIVHLREEKLMAAKQEGLLKKFKLTTSISTSNMHLFDRKGVIKKFDTPEQILEDFFHLRLEFYEKRKKVLLENLELELLKLENKVRFILGVVNGEIIVSNRKRADLFLELQQKGFTPFPKKTKALEPEVAGAAENTEDTEENSEAATEKGARISDYEYLISMAIGTLTIERVQALLADRDKANAEVDELRKSTPRSLWLKDLDALEMELDELEKSEALAEETKKKARTQVKNVPASKGTKQAPKPRKNTKKANNAEASSSVMEIEKAPEIAKRREGPKKAPAAKKQVKSSVVLSDDDDDEVLELKERLAAYNLDSSPENSAGKDTEVPQEPVQKKEANKKVVMQLDSDDDFEEEIADAPKRGGKKAAGKPRAAASKPPAAAKKRGAAASKQQPQTSSGQKLLTDMLKPAAESSRASPEPKVRKMRASPFNKKSGSVMGRVGLADEMIESDDKVDTPSTEERSEAPVVARARPQRVNRRQTRYVLSDSESELASEDSDFDAVEDIDDD from the exons ATGGCGATCGAGAAGAAACGCCCGCTCCAAACCAGCAACAACGCCAACATCGACCACCCAGCCCCGACCGATGGCGGCGGCGGAAAGGGCAAGACGATCGAAGAAATGTACCAGAAGAAGAGCCAGCTGGAGCACATCTTGCTCCGACCAGATACCTACATCGGGTCGATCGAGAAGCACACCTCGAACCTATGGGTCTACCAAAACGGCGAGATGGTCAACCGTTCCATCACCTACGTTCCCGGACTGTACAAGATCTTCGACGAGATCCTCGTCAATGCCGCCGATAACAAACAGCGAGATCCATCCATGGACTCCGTCAAAGTCACCATTGACGTCGAGCAGAACCGCATAAGCGTCTACAACAATGGCGCTGGAGTTCCCGTCGAGATTCATCAGGAGGAGAGGGTCTACGTCCCGGAGTTGATCTTCGGACACCTCCTGACCAGTAGTAATTACGACGATACGGTGAAGAAGACCACCGGTGGACGCAACGGCTACGGCGCCAAGCTCACGAACATCTTCTCCACCGAATTCATCATCGAGACGGCAGACGGTATGCGACAGAAGAAGTATAAGCAG GTGTTCACCAACAACATGGGGAACAAAACTACGCCAGTCATCACAAAGTGCAAAGCGAGTGAGAACTGGACCAGGGTTACGTATAAGCCTGACCTGTCGAAGTTTAATATGACCCATCTGGAAGAAGATGTGGTGGCGTTGATGCAAAAGAGAGTAATTGACTTGGCTGGATGCCTTGGAAAGACAGTGAAGGTTGAGCTGAACGGAACGAGGGTCCCTGTAAAGTCATTTCTTGATTACGTTGACCTCTACTTACAATCTGCTGGAAAATCTAGAGATACTCCCCTTCTAAG GATGACAGAGAAAGTCAATGATAGGTGGGAGATTTGCGTGAGTCTCAGCGACGGCCAGTTTCAACAG GTCAGCTTTGCGAATGGAATTGCAACAATCAAGGGCGGAACTCATGTAAATTATGTAACAGATCAGATCACGAACCATGTGATGAATGTTGTAAATAAGAAGAACAAGAATGCCAACCTCAAAGCCCATAATGTGAAGAATTATCTATGGGTCTTTGTCAATGCTCTTATTGACAACCCTGCATTTGATTCCCAAACAAAGGAAACTCTCACGATTCGCCCAAATAGTTTTGGATCTAAATGTGAACTTACACCAGCCTTCTTAAATAAAG TTGCAAAATCTGGAATTGTGGATAGTCTTCTCTCTTGGGCAAATTTTAAACAGAACAAAGACCTGAAGAAAACTGATGGAACTAAAACAGAGAGGGTTCATAATATCAACAAGCTTGAGGATGCTAACCATGCTGGAGGAAAGAATTCTGAGAAGTGTACTTTGATATTGACAGAAGGAGATTCAGCTAAGGCTCTTGCC ATGGCTGGTCTTGCTGTTGTGGGTAGAGATCATTACGGTGTTTTTCCGTTGAGAGGTAAACTGCTCAATGTAAGAGAAGCTAGTACCACTCAGGTCAGGGATAACGAGGAAATTAAGAATATCAAGAGGATTCTGGGACTACAGCAAGATAAAGAGTATACCAGTCTTAAGTCTTTAAGATATGGCAGTCTGATGATTATGACTGATCAG GACCATGATGGTTCCCACATCAAGGGACTCCTTATCAACTTCATTCATTCCTTCTGGCCATCGCTGCTTAAAATTCCATCTTTTTTGGTTGAGTTTATAACTCCGATTGTCAAG GCAACGCACAAAAATGGGAATACCCTTGCATTTTACTCCATGCCTGAGTATGAGGCATGGAAGGAAAGTTTGAGGGGCAATGCAAGTGGCTGGTCCATAAAATATTATAAG GGGTTGGGAACAAGCACGTCTAAAGAAGGAAGGGACTATTTTCAAAATCTTCATCAGCACAAGAAAGATTTTATTTGGATAGATGAGCGTGATGGGGAGGCAATTGAGCTTGCTTTCagtaagaagaaaatagaagagaGGAAGAACTGGCTTCGGCAGTTTGAG CCTGGAGTACATCTTGATCAGAAGGAGAAGCTTATTAAGTACAGTGACTTTGTTCACAAGGAACTTATACAGTTTTCCATGGCGGACCTGCAAAGGTCCATTCCGTCAATGGTTGATGGCTTGAAGCCAGGTCAAAGGAAGATTCTCTTTAGCTCCTTTAAGAGGAACTTTGTGAAGGAAGCAAAAGTTGCCCAGTTTTCTGGTTATGTGTCTGAGCATTCTGCCTACCACCATGGTGAGCAGAGTCTTGCAAGTACTATCATTGGGATGGCACAGGATTTTGTGGGGAGCAATAATATCAATCTTCTTCAACCAAATGGTCAATTTGGTACTCGTAACTTG GGAGGCAAAGACCATGCAAGTGCTCGTTATATATATACTCGACTTTCTCCTATTACAAGGTTCCTTTTCTCAAAGGATGATGACAGACTTCTTGACTACTTGAATGAAGATGGGCAATCTATTGAGCCAACTTG GTATGTGCCAATTATTCCAACGGTGCTTGTTAATGGTAGTGAAGGAATTGGGACAGGGTGGAGCTCTTACATTCCTAATTATAACCCGAGAGACATTGTTGCAAATGTGAGGCGTTTGCTTGATGGTGATGCAATGGTGCCAATGGATCCCTGGTACAGAGGATTTACTGGAACTATTGAGAAAACTGTCAAGGAGTCTGGTGTGAGCTACACTGCCTGTGGGATCATAGAGGAAGTCAATGAGACGTCACTCAGGATTTCAGAGCTGCCAATCCGTAGGTGGACTCAAGATTATAAGGAATTCCTCGAGTCTATCTCTGAAGGAAATGATAAAGCCAAGGATCCATTCATTGAG GGTTTCACACAGCACAGTGATCACAGTACTGTAGATATCATAGTCCACTTGCGTGAGGAGAAACTGATGGCGGCCAAGCAAGAGGGTTTGCTGAAGAAATTTAAACTGACCACCAGCATAAGCACGAGTAACATGCACCTGTTTGATCGAAAAGGCGTGATAAAGAAATTTGACACTCCAGAACAAA TTCTTGAGGACTTTTTTCACCTAAGGCTTGAATTCTATGAGAAAAGAAAG AAAGTGCTATTGGAAAACCTTGAGTTGGAACTGTTAAAATTGGAGAACAAGGTTAGGTTTATCCTTGGTGTCGTAAATGGAGAGATCATTGTGAGCAATAGAAAGAGAGCTGATCTATTCCTTGAGCTCCAACAGAAAGGTTTCACTCCTTTTCCGAAGAAAACCAAAGCCCTAGAGCCAGAAGTTGCAGGGGCAGCTGAAAATACAGAAGATACAGAAGAGAACTCTGAGGCTGCCACTGAAAAGGGAGCACGGATAAGTGACTATGAGTATCTAATATCCATGGCAATTGGGACCTTGACCATTGAGAGGGTTCAGGCCTTATTGGCTGATAGGGATAAGGCCAATGCAGAGGTTGATGAGTTGAGGAAATCAACACCAAGGTCACTGTGGTTGAAGGATCTTGATGCTCTTGAAATGGAACTCGAT GAGCTGGAGAAAAGTGAGGCTTTAGCAGAGGAGACAAAAAAGAAAGCAAGAACCCAAGTGAAAAATGTACCTGCTTCTAAGGGTACTAAACAAGCACCTAAACCACGGAAAAATACTAAGAAGGCCAACAATGCAGAGGCTTCCAGTTCTGTGATGGAAATAG AGAAAGCTCCTGAGATAGCGAAAAGGAGAGAAGGTCCAAAGAAAGCTCCTGCAGCCAAGAAG CAAGTGAAATCCTCTGTTGTTCTGagtgatgacgatgatgatgaagtGCTTGAGCTGAAAGAAAGACTTGCTGCCTATAACCTTGATTCGTCTCCTGAAAATTCGGCAG GCAAGGATACTGAAGTGCCACAAGAACCAGTCCAGAAGAAAGAAGCTAACAAAAAGGTGGTCATGCAACTAGACAGTGACGATgattttgaagaagaaatagCAGATGCCCCAAAGAGGGGAGGGAAAAAAGCTGCTGGAAAGCCAAGGGCGGCAGCATCAAAACCCCCAGCAGCAGCAAAGAAGAGAGGCGCAGCAGCTAGCAAGCAGCAGCCTCAAACTTCATCAGGCCAGAAGCTTTTAACTGACATGTTGAAGCCTGCTGCTGAGAGTTCCAGGGCTTCACCTGAGCCGAAAGTGAGGAAGATGAGGGCATCGCCATTCAACAAGAAAAGCGGTTCTGTGATGGGCAGAGTTGGTTTGGCAGATGAGATGATTGAAAGCGATGACAAGGTGGACACTCCTTCCACTGAAGAAAGAAGTGAAGCTCCTGTTGTAGCAAGAGCTAGACCTCAGAGGGTGAATCGCAGGCAGACAAGGTATGTGTTGAGTGATTCCGAGAGTGAGCTGGCTAGTGAAGATTCCGACTTTGATGCAGTTGAAGACATTGACGATGATTAG